The following coding sequences are from one Pseudomonadota bacterium window:
- a CDS encoding TRC40/GET3/ArsA family transport-energizing ATPase gives MDQITTSMTKYMKDHPNLKYIFFGGKGGVGKTVMAGAAALWAAKQGKKTLLASTNPVHSLSNLFGQDVFGKAVNVCDEKLCYAFEIDTHDTIERSKNEIREKINWFLRFADLSTKADEFVESATMNPAFEESAMFENMTDIMFKDEYDFYVFDTAPTANARRLLGMSKVYSLWVEKMLKSRDEATTLREALSFSKKKEKDPLMDYLLSFKERMAKAQSLLTDNNLTAFFFATLPEALPIAVITRFINWFYEFGIPVGGVLVNGIIQKDQVAANAAEFVRNRVKMQDEHMATIWNIFGDRVRAVVPLFETEVKGTHMLNRLMGNMFT, from the coding sequence ATGGATCAAATAACAACGAGCATGACCAAATATATGAAGGACCACCCGAACTTGAAGTATATATTTTTTGGCGGCAAAGGAGGGGTAGGGAAGACGGTTATGGCAGGGGCTGCTGCGCTTTGGGCAGCTAAACAGGGGAAAAAGACGCTTCTTGCCTCTACCAATCCTGTCCATAGTCTCTCAAACTTATTTGGACAGGACGTTTTCGGGAAGGCTGTGAACGTATGCGACGAGAAACTCTGCTATGCCTTTGAGATTGACACACACGATACGATTGAACGGTCAAAAAATGAAATCCGTGAAAAAATCAACTGGTTTTTAAGATTTGCAGACCTTTCGACAAAGGCAGATGAATTTGTAGAGTCTGCCACTATGAACCCTGCCTTCGAAGAATCTGCCATGTTTGAAAATATGACGGATATTATGTTTAAAGACGAATATGATTTCTATGTCTTTGATACCGCGCCTACTGCAAATGCAAGGCGACTACTTGGCATGTCGAAGGTCTATTCTCTATGGGTTGAAAAGATGCTGAAAAGCAGGGATGAAGCAACAACATTGAGGGAAGCCCTTTCATTTTCAAAGAAAAAAGAGAAAGATCCGCTTATGGATTATCTCTTAAGTTTTAAAGAACGGATGGCAAAGGCGCAAAGTCTCCTGACAGACAATAACCTCACCGCCTTCTTTTTTGCTACTCTGCCTGAAGCCCTTCCAATAGCTGTTATTACGAGGTTTATCAACTGGTTCTACGAGTTCGGCATCCCTGTCGGCGGTGTGCTGGTTAATGGTATTATCCAGAAAGATCAGGTAGCAGCAAATGCTGCAGAGTTTGTGCGTAACCGTGTTAAGATGCAGGATGAGCATATGGCTACAATCTGGAATATATTCGGAGACAGGGTAAGGGCGGTTGTGCCGTTATTTGAAACCGAGGTAAAAGGGACTCACATGCTGAACCGGCTGATGGGGAACATGTTTACATAA
- a CDS encoding TRC40/GET3/ArsA family transport-energizing ATPase produces the protein MVPISLTKIFEQYPDRRYIMFGGKGGLGKTTFSAATAYYLAKQGKRVLVFSVDPQASLSDIFQKDIFGKGPTEIMPNLYAQEIDADQRVKEYQQEIRQKILDMYGMDKIPEEIESYIQAAAAEPAMEESAIFDEVVDIVVKGGFDYYIYDLVPLGHALYYLSMASVYDEWIDKITGLRQEMREYDQVAAVMRHEKNAEEDAILNELLYIKDRINKSSGILTDKERTAFFFVVTAEEMVINDTLKAAGLFAKFDVPLSGYIVNRVLPEELKNQQIPEYLKNRLTMQEHYLKVIDDTFKNQILAYVPEMERDVTGLQMIEKLAERMFD, from the coding sequence GTGGTTCCCATTTCGCTAACAAAGATATTTGAACAGTACCCGGACAGACGTTACATTATGTTCGGCGGCAAGGGCGGCCTCGGCAAGACAACATTTTCTGCTGCAACTGCCTATTATCTGGCAAAACAGGGTAAGCGCGTTCTTGTTTTTTCTGTTGATCCTCAAGCTTCGTTAAGTGATATTTTCCAGAAGGACATTTTTGGAAAAGGCCCCACAGAGATCATGCCGAACCTCTATGCGCAGGAAATAGACGCAGACCAGCGTGTAAAGGAATATCAGCAGGAAATCAGGCAGAAAATACTCGATATGTACGGTATGGACAAGATCCCTGAAGAGATTGAAAGCTATATACAGGCGGCAGCGGCAGAACCGGCTATGGAAGAGAGCGCCATTTTCGACGAGGTTGTGGATATTGTAGTAAAGGGCGGTTTTGACTACTACATATATGACCTTGTGCCCTTGGGTCATGCATTATATTATCTCAGTATGGCATCTGTTTATGACGAATGGATTGATAAGATTACCGGCCTCCGCCAGGAGATGCGTGAATATGACCAGGTAGCTGCCGTAATGCGTCACGAGAAAAATGCAGAGGAAGATGCCATATTGAATGAACTGCTATATATCAAAGACCGTATTAACAAATCATCGGGGATACTTACCGATAAAGAGCGGACAGCGTTTTTTTTCGTGGTAACTGCCGAGGAGATGGTAATTAATGATACCTTGAAGGCCGCGGGTCTTTTCGCGAAATTCGATGTGCCTTTAAGCGGTTACATTGTGAACCGTGTTTTGCCGGAGGAACTGAAAAATCAACAGATTCCTGAGTATCTGAAAAATCGTCTCACCATGCAGGAACATTACCTGAAGGTTATTGACGATACCTTTAAAAACCAGATTCTTGCCTATGTGCCTGAGATGGAGCGTGATGTGACAGGTTTGCAGATGATTGAAAAGCTGGCAGAACGCATGTTTGACTAA
- a CDS encoding YkvA family protein: protein MKSWKKKAKRLRSEVHALFLASKDPRVPWYAKAFALIIIAYALSPVDLIPDFVPIIGYLDDLVLIPAGIILLTKMIPKEVMDECRERAGSQRKIAKRIGWIAGSVIVFIWLLIIYFLFDFVVFRIIKI, encoded by the coding sequence ATAAAGTCATGGAAGAAGAAGGCAAAAAGATTACGAAGCGAGGTGCATGCACTCTTCCTGGCTTCAAAAGACCCCAGGGTTCCGTGGTATGCTAAAGCTTTCGCCCTCATTATTATTGCCTATGCCTTAAGCCCTGTTGATCTTATCCCGGATTTTGTACCTATTATAGGTTATCTTGACGATCTTGTATTGATCCCTGCCGGAATCATACTGCTCACGAAAATGATCCCGAAAGAAGTAATGGATGAATGCCGCGAAAGGGCCGGATCTCAACGGAAAATCGCAAAAAGAATCGGATGGATTGCCGGTTCTGTGATTGTTTTTATCTGGTTGCTGATAATATATTTTTTATTTGACTTTGTGGTCTTCCGGATTATAAAAATATAA
- a CDS encoding EF-hand domain-containing protein: protein MKMITLIFAILLMITGNGYASNGAFDKADVNKDGKIDEKEFDTAVNNKFKQYDKNNDGVIDYKELNIAKDADAAKEFKFMDKNKDGKVNKEEFKAAAFERFKLFDKSKDGTLSTPEYKAERALPILKFYF from the coding sequence ATGAAAATGATAACTTTGATATTCGCTATATTACTTATGATAACCGGCAATGGATATGCCTCGAATGGCGCATTCGACAAAGCTGATGTAAACAAAGACGGCAAAATTGATGAAAAGGAATTTGATACGGCTGTTAATAATAAATTTAAGCAATATGATAAAAATAATGACGGTGTTATTGACTATAAAGAGCTTAATATTGCGAAAGATGCTGATGCAGCCAAAGAATTCAAGTTTATGGACAAAAATAAAGATGGAAAAGTAAACAAAGAAGAATTCAAGGCTGCTGCATTTGAGAGATTCAAACTTTTTGATAAGAGTAAAGACGGTACACTCAGCACGCCTGAGTATAAAGCTGAACGGGCGCTTCCTATTCTAAAATTCTATTTTTAA
- a CDS encoding ATP-dependent helicase: MKKYTLHRDTAPKTPLIEYEKELNEEQLNVVMCGNGPILVIAGAGSGKTRVVTYRVARLLEQGASPNSILLLTFTNKAAREMLHRVEHLIKIDTRYIWGGTFHHIGNMILRQHCELLGFKKNFTILDNEDAKDMIELAVKDLKIDKKERRFPKSTLIKKILSYSVNTMDNVEACIKERYPFFIDIIDEISAVEKKYTEKKKVTNSMDFDDLLFFWHKILLENEHLRAHYAQVFSHILVDEYQDTNRIQAQTVDFMGLINRNVMVVGDDAQSIYSFRGANFQNILEFPKKYEETRMFKLETNYRSTPEILELANDSISQNKKQFLKNLKSIRGSGVIPVVTHLRDVMQQAEFVAQRVLELRDEGVPLNQIAVLYRAHYHAMELQMELTRRDIPFEIRSGLRFFEQAHIKDVVSFLRIMNNIYDEVSWKRMLKLFPRVGNRTADHIYEYIKTCPDPVHSFISKDIVEHFKGIQKENIEIWSKLFNELSVLLEEEALSDMISAVLKHGYSEYLKYNYPNSDSRLEDIGQLMNFSTQYQSLEAFLSELSLLSGVSGEEVVSAAMDDEKMILSTIHQAKGLEWKAVFLIWCAEGRFPNPKAIEEGNDEEERRLFYVASTRAMDELYLCYPLLTFDKQAGHIILKPSRFISELKGSTYDEWHVSE; encoded by the coding sequence ATGAAAAAATACACCCTGCATAGGGATACTGCACCGAAAACACCCCTTATTGAATATGAAAAAGAACTGAATGAGGAACAATTAAATGTAGTAATGTGCGGAAATGGGCCTATTCTTGTCATAGCAGGCGCCGGAAGCGGCAAGACACGGGTTGTCACATACCGGGTTGCAAGACTTCTCGAACAGGGAGCGTCACCAAACAGCATACTGCTCCTCACATTTACCAACAAGGCTGCACGGGAAATGCTCCACCGCGTGGAACACCTGATAAAAATAGACACCAGGTATATATGGGGCGGTACGTTCCACCACATCGGGAATATGATATTAAGACAACATTGCGAACTGCTCGGTTTCAAAAAAAACTTCACGATCCTCGACAATGAAGATGCAAAAGACATGATCGAGCTTGCAGTGAAAGACCTGAAGATAGACAAAAAGGAAAGGAGATTCCCGAAAAGCACATTGATAAAAAAGATACTGAGTTATTCCGTAAATACAATGGATAATGTAGAAGCATGCATTAAAGAAAGATATCCCTTCTTCATTGACATAATCGATGAAATATCGGCAGTAGAAAAAAAATATACTGAAAAGAAAAAGGTTACGAATTCAATGGATTTCGATGATCTGCTTTTTTTCTGGCACAAGATACTATTGGAAAATGAACATTTGAGGGCGCATTATGCCCAGGTTTTTTCTCACATTCTCGTAGATGAGTATCAGGATACAAACAGGATACAGGCACAGACCGTTGACTTCATGGGGCTTATAAACAGAAACGTAATGGTTGTAGGTGACGACGCCCAGAGTATTTACTCTTTCAGGGGCGCAAACTTTCAAAACATCCTTGAATTTCCGAAAAAATATGAAGAAACCAGGATGTTTAAGCTTGAGACTAATTACAGGAGCACCCCTGAGATACTGGAGCTTGCAAATGACTCCATATCGCAAAATAAAAAGCAATTTTTAAAAAACCTGAAGAGCATAAGGGGCAGCGGCGTAATTCCGGTTGTAACGCATTTAAGAGATGTTATGCAGCAGGCGGAATTTGTTGCGCAGAGAGTACTCGAATTGAGAGACGAGGGCGTGCCTCTGAATCAAATAGCTGTCCTCTACAGGGCACACTACCATGCCATGGAGCTGCAGATGGAGCTTACCCGCAGAGACATCCCCTTTGAAATAAGAAGCGGACTGCGTTTCTTTGAACAGGCCCACATAAAAGATGTTGTTTCGTTTTTAAGGATTATGAACAACATATATGATGAAGTCTCATGGAAAAGGATGTTGAAGCTATTCCCCAGGGTAGGCAACAGAACTGCAGATCACATCTATGAATATATCAAAACCTGTCCTGATCCGGTTCATTCATTTATCTCAAAGGATATTGTTGAACATTTTAAGGGTATACAAAAGGAAAACATTGAAATATGGTCAAAACTATTCAATGAACTTTCCGTACTGTTGGAAGAAGAAGCATTATCCGACATGATCTCCGCTGTCCTGAAGCATGGCTATTCGGAATATCTTAAATATAACTACCCCAACTCTGATTCAAGGCTTGAAGATATCGGACAACTGATGAACTTTTCCACCCAGTATCAGTCTCTTGAAGCCTTTTTAAGCGAGTTATCCCTGTTAAGCGGCGTCAGTGGTGAAGAGGTTGTAAGCGCCGCCATGGATGATGAAAAAATGATCTTAAGCACCATTCATCAGGCAAAGGGGCTTGAGTGGAAAGCAGTATTCCTCATATGGTGTGCTGAAGGGAGATTCCCGAACCCGAAGGCCATAGAAGAAGGCAACGATGAGGAAGAAAGAAGGCTTTTCTATGTGGCTTCTACACGGGCTATGGACGAATTGTATCTGTGTTATCCACTTCTGACTTTCGATAAACAGGCAGGCCATATCATCCTTAAACCTTCAAGATTTATCTCGGAATTAAAAGGCAGCACATACGACGAATGGCATGTATCGGAGTAA